The following proteins come from a genomic window of Caldisalinibacter kiritimatiensis:
- a CDS encoding Nif3-like dinuclear metal center hexameric protein yields the protein MYKLAPPYLIDSWDNSGLQIGRENKEVKTILLALDLTPNVIKQAVSNNVNMIITHHPMLFKKIGSITTNDVKGKMIYDIINNDMVVFSAHTNLDVCENGVNDVLAQKLGLLNTEVLRKSYEEKLYKLTVYVPKGHADKVRRAITEAGGGWIGNYSHCTYNLNGIGTFMARENTNPFIGEQNRIEEVEEIRIETIVKHSILDTVINAMIDAHPYEEVAYDVYPLINRGIEYGYGRVGNLEKETDLKTFVELVKTEFKCDSVRIYGDLNKKIKRVAVCGGSGGDFIADAKRKRADVYITADIKYHDAQLMQELDIALIDANHYDTEKVILPYLKEYLQNNLDSKVKILISDDNSAPFTVK from the coding sequence ATGTATAAACTAGCTCCCCCATATCTTATAGATAGTTGGGACAATAGTGGCTTACAAATAGGTAGAGAAAATAAGGAAGTAAAAACAATATTATTAGCACTAGATTTAACTCCTAATGTCATCAAACAAGCTGTGTCTAACAATGTAAATATGATTATAACTCATCATCCAATGCTTTTTAAAAAGATAGGAAGCATAACCACAAATGATGTTAAAGGGAAAATGATTTATGATATAATTAATAATGACATGGTAGTTTTTAGTGCACACACTAATTTAGATGTATGTGAAAATGGAGTTAATGATGTACTAGCACAAAAACTAGGTTTATTAAATACTGAAGTGTTAAGAAAGTCATATGAAGAGAAGTTGTATAAATTAACTGTATATGTACCTAAGGGGCATGCCGATAAAGTAAGAAGAGCTATAACTGAAGCTGGTGGAGGATGGATAGGAAACTATAGTCACTGTACATATAATCTAAATGGTATAGGTACTTTTATGGCTAGAGAAAATACTAACCCATTTATTGGAGAACAAAATAGGATAGAGGAAGTAGAAGAGATAAGAATAGAAACTATAGTAAAGCATAGTATTTTAGACACAGTTATTAATGCTATGATAGATGCACACCCATATGAAGAAGTAGCTTATGATGTTTATCCACTTATTAATAGGGGTATAGAATATGGGTACGGAAGAGTAGGAAATCTAGAAAAGGAAACAGACCTGAAAACGTTTGTTGAATTAGTGAAAACTGAATTTAAGTGTGATAGTGTAAGAATATATGGAGATTTAAATAAGAAAATTAAAAGAGTTGCTGTATGTGGGGGAAGCGGAGGTGATTTTATAGCTGATGCTAAAAGAAAAAGAGCTGATGTATATATTACAGCAGATATAAAATATCATGATGCACAACTAATGCAGGAATTAGACATAGCATTGATTGATGCAAATCATTATGATACAGAAAAAGTGATTCTTCCATATTTAAAAGAATATTTACAGAATAATTTAGATAGTAAAGTCAAAATATTGATTTCTGATGACAATAGTGCTCCTTTCACTGTAAAATAA